Within Deinococcus sp. YIM 134068, the genomic segment GCAATCGGCCTTGCCAGGTCAGCTTTTCACCGGCCTGAACGGGACGGCTCCCGATGTTGACGGCCTCTCCTTCTGGCGTGATGGCCGTTACCAGGATGCGAAGAGGACCGGCGGGCTGAGTGCGTGTGCGGGCCAGATCGATCTCGATGATGAAGGGCACGGACTCCCCGCTGAAACGCAAGGATTCCGCGAACGGCATCAGGGGTGGCGACGCACGTCCTCCACCTGCCAGAGCGGGCGCGGCGAGGACAGGCAGCAGGGCCAGGGCAAGAACACGGGCGCACATCTTGAAGCTCATTCTTTCAGCGTACTCCCACCTTCACACCGAATCCGCCGAAGGTGCATCTGCCCCTGCCCCTCCTCCGCCCCAGGCCGTAAACTCTCCTGATGCAGCTTCTCCTCGACCTTCACCCCGACGCGTACCCGCTGGAGGGCTTCCGGCGGCGGCAACTGCTGGAGTGGGTCTTCGTGCAGGGGGTAGGGACCTTCGAGGCGATGACGAACCTGCCCGCCGAGGCCCGCACCGACCTGAGCGCCCAGTTCCACCTCAACCCGTTTAAGGACATCGAGACGGTTCGCAGCGCGGACGGCTCGGTGAAGTACCTCTTCACGCTGCACGACGGGCGGCAGATGGAGGCCGTCTACATGCCCTACCTCGACCGCAAGACGATCTGCGTCTCGACGATGGTGGGCTGCCCCGCCAGGTGCGCCTTCTGCGCGACGGGGGCGATGGGCTTCGGGCGCAACCTCACGCCGGGCGAGATCGTCGGGCAGGTGCTGGCGGTGGCGGGCGGCGAGGGCATTGCGCCGCGCGAGTTGCGGAACCTCGTCTTCATGGGCATGGGCGAGCCGCTGCTGAACTACGCGAACACGATGACGGCGGCGCGCATCCTGCTGCACCCCCAGGCGCTCGGCATGAGCAAGCGGCGGGTGACGCTCTCGACCGTGGGGCTGGCGAACGGCATCCGCAGGCTCGCGCGGGAGGACGACCTCGGCCTCAAGCTGGCGATCAGCCTGCACGCGCCCGACGAGGAGACGCGCCAGCGCATTATTCCGACGGGGGCGGCCAACTCCATCCCCGAGATCATGGCCGCCGCCCGCGAGTACCAGGCGGTGACGGGCCGCCGCGTGACGCTGGAGTACGCGATGCTGCGCGGGGTGAACGACGGGCTGTGGCAGGCGGAATTGCTCGCCGACCTGCTGGAAGGATTGGTGAGCCATGTCAACCTCATCCCGATGAATCCGTGGGACGGCTCGGGCTTCGAGTCGAGCGATGAAACGCAGATTCAGGCGTTCTACGACACGCTGGAGGCGCGCGGCGTGGACGTGAGCGTGCGGCGCTCTCGGGGCAAGGATGCCGGGGCGGCGTGCGGGCAGCTCGCGCTCAAGCGGCCCGGCGCGGTGGCGGGGGCGGTTCCGGCGTAACCCCACACGTCTCCCCTTTCGACGTGCCTGCCGTACTCGGTGGGCATGTTTTCTTGACGAGGTATGCGGTTACGCCTGCCCCCTCCGGCCCGCCCCTCAGCACGAGTTCGACTGGACCGTGGGACAATGGCGGCACCCACACGACCCCGCTTGGGAAGTAAGGGTTCAGAAAGAGCCGGACCGCTACGATTCCCCCGTTCCCCGTTCAGGAGGCCCCCGGTGACTCAACCCAACCCCAAGGTGCTGCTCAGCCTGCTGCTGGCCGCCGCCCCCGTCGCCTCGGCGCAGACGCTGCTCGACACCTCGGCGGCCCTCTTCGTGCAGAACACGCTGAACCAAATGCCCCCCCCCGCCGTTCCCCGCGTGCCGGGCGTGCCCGCCGTCCCGACCCCGGCGGACCCGACGGCCCCCGCCAAGCCCGCCGTGCCCGTCACCCCCTTCACCCCGGCGCAGCTCGCCACGCTGGGGCAGGCGCAATCGGCGTTGCGTGCCGGGAAGTTCGGGCAGGCCCGCCCCCTTTTCGAGCGGCTGATCTCACAGAATTACGCGCAGCCGGAGCCTCACTTCGGGCTGGGGCTGACCCTGTTCGCGCAGGGCGACCTGAAGGGCGCGGCCTTCGAGTTCACGCAACTGACGGCGCTGGCCCCCGAGCGATACGAGGGGCCGTACAACCTCGGCGTGATCGCCACCCGCGAGGGCCGCCACGCCGACGCCCTGAAGTTCTACGCCGAGGCCGCGACGCTGGCACGCGGCAAGGCGGATGCTGCCCCCCAGCGGCAGGTGCTGGAGGCCCTCGCCGCCGAGCAGACCCGCGCCGGGGACTTCGCGGGCCTGAGCGCGACCCTCGCCGAGGCCGTGGCGCTCGATCCGAACGACGTGGAGGCGGGGTTCCGGCTGGCACAGGCCCGCACGCTCGCGGGGCAGGGGGCGCTGGCGCTGCCGGGGGCCTACGCGGTGCTCCAGCGCCAGCCCGGCCACGTGGACGCCGCACTCCTCGTCGCCGACATCTACGTGGCGCAGGGCCTCGG encodes:
- the rlmN gene encoding 23S rRNA (adenine(2503)-C(2))-methyltransferase RlmN yields the protein MQLLLDLHPDAYPLEGFRRRQLLEWVFVQGVGTFEAMTNLPAEARTDLSAQFHLNPFKDIETVRSADGSVKYLFTLHDGRQMEAVYMPYLDRKTICVSTMVGCPARCAFCATGAMGFGRNLTPGEIVGQVLAVAGGEGIAPRELRNLVFMGMGEPLLNYANTMTAARILLHPQALGMSKRRVTLSTVGLANGIRRLAREDDLGLKLAISLHAPDEETRQRIIPTGAANSIPEIMAAAREYQAVTGRRVTLEYAMLRGVNDGLWQAELLADLLEGLVSHVNLIPMNPWDGSGFESSDETQIQAFYDTLEARGVDVSVRRSRGKDAGAACGQLALKRPGAVAGAVPA
- a CDS encoding tetratricopeptide repeat protein, coding for MTQPNPKVLLSLLLAAAPVASAQTLLDTSAALFVQNTLNQMPPPAVPRVPGVPAVPTPADPTAPAKPAVPVTPFTPAQLATLGQAQSALRAGKFGQARPLFERLISQNYAQPEPHFGLGLTLFAQGDLKGAAFEFTQLTALAPERYEGPYNLGVIATREGRHADALKFYAEAATLARGKADAAPQRQVLEALAAEQTRAGDFAGLSATLAEAVALDPNDVEAGFRLAQARTLAGQGALALPGAYAVLQRQPGHVDAALLVADIYVAQGLGSRAVRELDAVVGRIKDGADRARLLLRKADILASTGDLRGAVLAAQEATRADPRNAPAFARLAELRVMRGDRTGALAAYQGAVLLAPRSASYRAGLAAVRLSLGQTAGAARDAASALRLTPDAATLARAQFVQGVAAYRQGQYGPARAALRSSAARVPNAETYLWLGLSAYALKDYAGAATALGESVKLDPTPTARQNLASSLLAAARYPEAEAVLRGLVSERPKDPEAWYLLGLAQRAQTREADARLSLKTAANLGSSKAQGALK